One Methylosarcina fibrata AML-C10 DNA segment encodes these proteins:
- a CDS encoding UDP-2,3-diacylglucosamine diphosphatase, producing the protein MDKNNYRTIWISDLHLGSAQCQADVLLDFLKHNESEKLYLVGDIIDFWSLSKKMYWPREHNTVIQKVLRKARHGTRIIYVPGNHDENVRDYNNYVFGDIIIKNTDVHVTPEGRQLLVVHGDEYDTIAQYHQWIARLGSVGYDFLLWLNRILRPVRRSLGIHSNFSLAAFVKFKVKNIVQFISDYEKSIVATLRDKGLDGVICGHIHHAEIKEMEGFLYVNTGDFVESCTAIVEHFNGALELVRWRKQEETVIKTNKRREVNAHE; encoded by the coding sequence ATGGATAAAAATAACTATAGAACCATCTGGATTTCGGATCTTCACCTGGGCTCCGCGCAGTGTCAGGCGGACGTGCTGCTCGACTTTTTGAAACACAACGAGAGCGAAAAACTTTATCTGGTCGGCGACATCATCGATTTCTGGTCGCTTTCGAAAAAAATGTACTGGCCGCGAGAGCACAACACCGTGATCCAGAAAGTGCTCCGGAAAGCGCGTCACGGCACCCGGATCATCTATGTGCCCGGCAATCACGATGAAAACGTCAGGGACTACAACAATTACGTGTTCGGCGACATCATCATCAAAAACACCGACGTGCACGTGACCCCGGAAGGCAGGCAATTGCTGGTCGTGCACGGCGACGAATACGACACGATCGCCCAATACCACCAATGGATCGCCAGGCTCGGCAGCGTCGGTTACGACTTTTTGCTGTGGCTCAACCGTATCCTGCGGCCTGTCCGGCGATCGCTCGGGATTCATTCGAATTTTTCTCTGGCGGCGTTCGTGAAATTCAAGGTCAAGAACATCGTTCAGTTCATTTCCGACTACGAAAAAAGCATCGTCGCCACGCTCCGCGACAAAGGCCTCGACGGCGTCATCTGCGGCCACATCCACCATGCCGAAATCAAGGAGATGGAAGGATTTTTATACGTCAATACCGGCGATTTCGTTGAAAGCTGCACCGCCATCGTCGAGCATTTCAACGGCGCTCTGGAATTGGTGCGTTGGCGCAAGCAGGAAGAAACCGTGATCAAGACCAATAAACGCCGCGAGGTCAATGCGCATGAATAG
- the lplT gene encoding lysophospholipid transporter LplT — MNRNIDNLYKSSNPFAAANPIGVAEPEADRATMRGFYTILAAQFFSSLADNALLFAAIALLESTGAPAWQIPVLQQSFVFAFILLAPFVGAYSDALPKGQVMFISNSIKIMGCLGMLTGLHPLIAYGLVGLGAALYSPAKYGILTEYLPVEKLVWANGWMEGLTVAAIILGAICGGQLIGQNIEVNVVRHLSALPFNGSIDTAPEFAILAILGIYLIAAALNCYIPKLAVEHALTHRDPVSLIREFWQGLTTLWQDPLGQVSLAVTSLFWGAGTSLRFIILAWAAVSLQLNLEQATQLTAVVAVGLAIGSAIAARSVPVAHAVKVLPLGIAMGVVVMAMAWVSHLGLATLLLILIGMLAGSFLIPMNALLQHRGHLLMGSGHSIAVQNFNENLSILLLLGAYSLMIRADFSIHTVVIVFGLFIAVCMGAIQKIHGHDQDSNP; from the coding sequence ATGAATAGAAACATCGATAACCTGTATAAATCCTCGAATCCTTTCGCCGCGGCCAATCCCATCGGCGTTGCCGAGCCGGAGGCCGACCGTGCGACGATGCGCGGCTTCTACACCATTCTGGCGGCACAGTTTTTTTCGTCGCTCGCAGACAACGCCCTCTTGTTCGCCGCGATCGCCCTGCTCGAATCGACCGGCGCGCCGGCCTGGCAAATCCCGGTGCTGCAACAGTCCTTTGTCTTTGCGTTCATATTATTGGCCCCGTTCGTCGGAGCCTACTCGGATGCCCTGCCGAAAGGCCAAGTCATGTTCATCAGCAACAGCATCAAAATCATGGGCTGCCTGGGCATGCTGACGGGACTGCACCCGTTGATCGCGTACGGCTTGGTCGGCCTGGGCGCCGCCCTGTATTCTCCGGCCAAATACGGCATCCTGACCGAATACCTGCCGGTCGAAAAGCTGGTCTGGGCAAACGGCTGGATGGAAGGATTGACCGTCGCGGCGATCATCCTGGGCGCCATATGCGGCGGGCAACTGATCGGTCAGAATATCGAAGTCAACGTCGTACGGCATCTGAGTGCGCTGCCTTTCAACGGGAGCATCGACACCGCGCCCGAATTCGCGATTCTGGCGATATTGGGAATTTATCTGATCGCGGCCGCGCTGAACTGCTACATTCCCAAACTGGCGGTCGAGCATGCGCTGACTCATCGCGATCCGGTGTCGTTGATCAGGGAGTTTTGGCAGGGCCTGACGACGCTCTGGCAGGATCCTCTGGGCCAGGTATCGCTGGCGGTCACCTCGCTGTTCTGGGGTGCCGGCACCAGCCTGCGTTTCATCATTCTTGCCTGGGCCGCGGTTTCGCTGCAATTGAACCTGGAGCAGGCCACGCAATTGACCGCCGTGGTGGCGGTCGGCCTTGCCATCGGTTCGGCGATCGCAGCCAGATCGGTGCCGGTCGCACACGCGGTGAAAGTGCTGCCGCTGGGCATAGCGATGGGAGTGGTGGTCATGGCGATGGCGTGGGTGAGTCATTTGGGGCTGGCCACGCTGCTGTTGATTCTGATCGGCATGCTGGCCGGCTCTTTTCTGATTCCGATGAACGCTCTGCTCCAGCACCGTGGCCATTTGCTGATGGGGTCCGGACACTCCATCGCGGTGCAAAACTTCAATGAAAATTTGAGCATTCTGTTGCTGCTGGGCGCCTATTCGTTGATGATCCGGGCCGATTTTTCGATCCACACCGTCGTGATCGTCTTCGGCTTGTTTATAGCGGTCTGCATGGGCGCGATCCAAAAGATCCACGGGCACGACCAGGACTCGAATCCGTAA
- a CDS encoding alkaline phosphatase D family protein, with protein MSNEVQLGRRRFLKTAGLALGAGLVPNPAGHGLVAGAGGFNEPFAAPQLRQGIQFGDVQSDRAVVWSRADRPARMIVEYGARPDFSDARTVAGPVALADTDYTARIDLTALPAGQAIHVRVRFQDLDNARYLSRPSYGRFRTAPAEGRSLRFLWSGDTCGQGWGINPDVGGLRIFETMRRSEPDFFIHCGDSIYADSPIREFEVVPQTREVWRNWVTPAVAKVAETLDEFRGRYQYNLLDPNLRRFNAEVPTVWLWDDHEITNNWSPSIDLEKDARYREKSIARLVAHGRKAAFEYAPMRLKAADGAGRVYRRIPYGPLLDLFVLDMRSYRSGNNHNRQTQRGEATAYLGSEQLAWLKAGLKNSAAVWKVIAADMPLGLQSLDGADRWNRPQFESCANGDGPVSGREFELAELLAFSKREGIGNTVWLTADVHYAAAHFYDPSKARFKEFEPFWEFIAGPLHAGSFGPHELDDTFGPQVIFQKASSVPNLSPLFGMQSFGQVDIDGDSRVLTVTLKDLEGSTLFSQDMVPV; from the coding sequence ATGTCGAACGAAGTTCAATTGGGACGGCGCCGTTTTCTCAAGACGGCGGGGCTGGCGTTGGGAGCGGGTCTGGTACCGAATCCGGCAGGGCACGGCCTTGTGGCCGGAGCCGGCGGGTTCAACGAGCCTTTCGCTGCGCCGCAGTTGCGGCAAGGCATTCAATTCGGCGACGTGCAGTCGGATCGTGCCGTCGTCTGGAGCCGCGCCGACCGCCCGGCCCGAATGATCGTCGAGTACGGTGCCAGACCGGATTTTTCCGACGCCCGCACGGTGGCGGGGCCTGTCGCTCTGGCCGATACGGATTACACCGCGCGCATCGATTTGACGGCCCTGCCGGCGGGGCAGGCCATCCACGTCCGGGTACGGTTCCAGGATCTGGACAACGCCAGATATCTGAGCCGGCCGAGCTACGGCCGTTTCCGCACCGCCCCCGCAGAAGGGCGGAGCCTCCGGTTTCTCTGGTCGGGCGATACCTGCGGCCAGGGCTGGGGCATCAATCCAGACGTCGGCGGCCTTCGCATCTTCGAAACGATGCGCCGGTCCGAGCCCGATTTTTTCATCCATTGCGGCGACAGCATTTACGCCGACAGTCCGATTCGGGAGTTCGAAGTCGTGCCGCAGACCCGAGAAGTCTGGCGCAATTGGGTCACGCCGGCAGTGGCCAAAGTGGCCGAAACGCTGGACGAGTTTCGGGGACGTTACCAATACAATCTGCTCGATCCCAATCTGCGCCGCTTCAACGCGGAAGTGCCGACCGTATGGCTTTGGGACGATCATGAAATCACCAATAACTGGTCGCCGTCGATAGATCTGGAAAAGGATGCCCGCTACCGGGAAAAATCGATCGCCCGGCTGGTCGCCCACGGCAGAAAAGCCGCGTTCGAATACGCACCGATGCGCCTCAAAGCCGCCGACGGAGCAGGGCGGGTCTACCGGCGCATCCCTTACGGGCCGCTGCTCGATCTGTTCGTTCTCGACATGCGCTCGTACCGAAGCGGCAACAACCACAATCGTCAGACCCAACGGGGCGAAGCGACCGCTTATTTGGGAAGCGAGCAATTGGCCTGGCTGAAGGCCGGGCTGAAAAATTCGGCGGCGGTCTGGAAAGTGATTGCGGCCGACATGCCGCTGGGCCTGCAATCTCTGGACGGCGCCGACCGGTGGAATCGCCCGCAATTCGAAAGTTGCGCCAACGGCGACGGCCCGGTCTCCGGGCGTGAATTCGAGCTGGCCGAATTGCTGGCCTTCAGCAAACGGGAAGGCATCGGCAACACCGTCTGGCTCACGGCGGACGTGCATTACGCAGCGGCGCATTTTTACGATCCCTCAAAAGCCCGGTTCAAGGAGTTCGAACCGTTTTGGGAGTTTATTGCAGGGCCTCTGCATGCGGGCAGCTTCGGCCCGCATGAGCTCGACGACACGTTCGGCCCGCAGGTGATTTTTCAAAAGGCTTCGTCCGTGCCGAATCT
- a CDS encoding outer membrane protein assembly factor BamB family protein, which translates to MKFALACMQAVLLTAGLLLSYSQAPGLAFGSESRTVSLTPLFPAPTLPPVLFDQTILASPLLDFSQGKPLIVVAASDGEIAMLDAETGVPDWKLRAPAPEGQQVELVATPAIAGDKLIIVYQCLDHGVRVSHRLAVIDLANKKLDEAFPVLELQAEKPGAGGRSTVRFNPPTAYSHAALQHAAKKEGGLGVIYAAFGNAGDTQPFHGWLFEIDLDAWRQRGVREAVTAALLTTPEADCPVTVEYGTQEMICGGGIWTPPGPQIYPAGDSYELLVPTGNGQIDLKRGDYANTLMRLKPGLAFDPGCDEALCAAFDPVNPDSACMASCKNLFIPRLADGNAPLRPASGDCDDKSYSECLAWMDYDLGANAPVRATLQNGRPVLIQAGKDGGVSLLDADHLGRQFDRLQIADLCGAPQDPCDRSWAGMIVTKPALSFVDGAPVVMIPTFIPDHTHSAGLVALKIVTEQGTPKFRRFWQYPEPGSVKARQIFRSHPSLPFVSKLGKTGEDVVWIVDIGMQGTIYGIRVRDGKLLVETAMQGTGRQLSAPLIYNDTLYAASSLPATHQAMLEAFRIEVEP; encoded by the coding sequence ATGAAATTTGCCCTGGCTTGTATGCAGGCCGTTCTTCTGACGGCAGGTCTGCTTTTATCGTATTCTCAAGCGCCGGGTCTGGCGTTCGGCAGCGAATCTCGAACGGTTTCCCTGACACCGCTCTTTCCGGCTCCGACTCTGCCTCCCGTTCTATTCGATCAAACGATACTGGCGTCCCCCCTGCTCGACTTTTCGCAAGGCAAGCCGCTGATCGTCGTTGCGGCCTCCGACGGCGAGATCGCGATGCTGGATGCCGAAACCGGCGTTCCGGACTGGAAGCTTCGGGCACCGGCTCCCGAAGGCCAACAAGTCGAACTGGTTGCCACGCCGGCCATCGCCGGCGACAAGCTGATCATTGTCTATCAATGCCTCGATCATGGCGTACGAGTCAGCCACCGCCTGGCGGTGATCGATCTGGCGAACAAAAAGCTGGACGAGGCCTTTCCGGTGCTCGAACTTCAGGCCGAAAAACCGGGCGCGGGCGGACGATCGACCGTCAGGTTCAATCCGCCGACCGCCTATTCGCACGCCGCCTTGCAGCATGCGGCGAAAAAAGAAGGCGGCCTGGGCGTCATATATGCGGCCTTCGGCAATGCCGGAGATACGCAGCCTTTCCACGGCTGGCTGTTTGAAATCGACCTGGACGCCTGGCGGCAACGCGGCGTCAGGGAAGCGGTCACCGCCGCCTTGCTGACGACGCCCGAAGCCGACTGCCCGGTCACGGTAGAATACGGTACTCAGGAAATGATCTGCGGCGGCGGCATCTGGACGCCTCCCGGCCCCCAAATTTATCCTGCGGGCGACAGTTACGAGCTGCTCGTGCCCACCGGCAACGGACAGATCGATTTGAAACGGGGCGATTACGCGAACACGCTGATGCGCCTGAAGCCCGGCCTGGCCTTCGATCCCGGCTGCGATGAAGCATTGTGCGCCGCGTTCGATCCTGTCAATCCCGATTCGGCCTGCATGGCCTCCTGTAAGAACCTGTTCATACCGCGCCTGGCCGACGGCAATGCGCCCTTGCGGCCGGCGAGCGGCGACTGCGACGATAAAAGCTACAGCGAATGCCTGGCCTGGATGGATTACGATCTCGGCGCCAATGCCCCGGTCCGGGCGACGTTGCAAAACGGCCGACCGGTGCTGATTCAGGCGGGCAAGGACGGCGGCGTATCCTTATTGGATGCGGATCATCTCGGCCGACAGTTCGACCGCCTGCAGATCGCCGATCTTTGCGGCGCGCCGCAAGATCCCTGCGACCGGTCCTGGGCAGGCATGATCGTCACCAAACCGGCGCTGAGCTTTGTGGACGGCGCACCGGTGGTGATGATTCCGACGTTCATTCCGGACCACACCCACTCGGCCGGACTGGTGGCGTTGAAGATCGTGACGGAGCAAGGCACTCCGAAATTCCGGCGCTTCTGGCAATATCCGGAACCCGGCAGCGTCAAGGCCCGGCAGATCTTCCGGTCGCATCCTTCGCTGCCGTTCGTGTCGAAACTCGGCAAAACGGGCGAGGACGTGGTCTGGATCGTCGATATCGGCATGCAGGGAACGATTTACGGCATCCGGGTCCGGGACGGCAAACTGCTGGTCGAAACGGCCATGCAGGGAACCGGACGTCAATTGTCCGCCCCGCTCATTTATAACGATACCCTCTATGCGGCGTCTTCTCTGCCCGCCACCCATCAGGCGATGCTGGAAGCCTTCAGGATCGAGGTTGAGCCCTAG